From Coccinella septempunctata chromosome 4, icCocSept1.1, whole genome shotgun sequence, a single genomic window includes:
- the LOC123310932 gene encoding guanine nucleotide-binding protein subunit beta-2, whose protein sequence is MPPKNDPELLALRKELEDLYNNLKEAQNKVADTSLEKECEGVSDAPKVKISTKKLMKGHLNKVNSVHYSGDSRHCVTGSLDGKLIIWDTYTGNKMQIIPLRSAWVMSVAYAFSGNFVACGGMDNMCTVYDLNNRDSSGVAKMVRELAGYDGFLSSCRFIDDKHIITGSGDMKLCQWDLETGRKLSDVIAHNGDVVSISLGPEGSNMFVTGSVDKTCRLWDLRDQKQPKQTFFGHEADVNSVCFHPSGFAFVTGSEDKSARMFDIRADQQIALYKPPSPNSAFTCCALSLSGRILMCGSDDHNVHMWDTLKNQHNGTLSGHENRITSISVAANGIGMASCSWDQTVRVWG, encoded by the exons ATGCCGCCAAAAAATGATCCAGAGCTCTTAGCTTTGCGTAAAGAGCTGGAGGACCTTTATAATAATCTCAAG gaagcgCAAAATAAGGTGGCAGACACATCTCTTGAAAAAGAGTGCGAGGGTGTTTCTGATGCCCCGAAGGTCAAAATCAGCACCAAGAAGCTCATGAAGGGCCATTTGAACAAGGTTAATTCTGTCCACTATAGTGGTGATAGTCGACATTGCGTCACTGGTTCTCTTGATGGTAAATTGATAATCTGGGACACTTACACAGGAAACAAAATGCAGATCATACCTTTGCGTTCTGCTTGGGTGATGAGTGTGGCCTACGCTTTTtcaggaaacttcgtag CCTGCGGTGGCATGGATAATATGTGTACAGTTTACGATTTGAACAACAGGGACAGCTCAGGGGTGGCCAAAATGGTAAGGGAGTTAGCTGGTTATGACGGTTTCCTGAGTTCTTGCAGATTCATTGACGATAAACATATCATAACTGGATCTGGTGACATGAAACT ATGTCAGTGGGACTTGGAAACTGGAAGGAAATTATCGGACGTGATAGCTCACAATGGTGATGTTGTGTCGATCAGTCTAGGACCAGAAGGAAGTAACATGTTTGTTACTGGAAGCGTTGACAAAACATGCAGGCTGTGGGATTTGAGAGATCAGAAACAACCAAAACAAACATTTTTTGGCCATGAAGCTGACGTCAATTCAGTTTGT TTCCATCCTAGCGGCTTTGCCTTCGTGACAGGCTCCGAAGATAAATCAGCAAGGATGTTCGACATCAGGGCAGATCAACAAATTGCACTTTATAAGCCACCATCCCCAAATAGTGCCTTCACATGTTGTGCTCTATCTTTGAGCGGTAGGATTTTGATGTGTGGGTCCGATGATCATAACGTTCATATGTGGGATACTTTGAAGAACCAGCATAATGGTACACTCTCAGGTCATGAAAACCGTATCACTTCTATATCTGTTGCTGCTAATGGTATTGGTATGGCCAGTTGTAGCTGGGACCAAACTGTTCGAGTATGGGGTTAA
- the LOC123310767 gene encoding ATP-dependent RNA helicase WM6, with product MADADDLLDYEDEEQTEQNTSEAVAAAEPKKGVKGTYVSIHSSGFRDFLLKPEILRAIVDCGFEHPSEVQHECIPQAVLGMDILCQAKSGMGKTAVFVLATLQQLEPTENVVYVLVMCHTRELAFQISKEYERFSKYMPTIKVGVFFGGLPIQKDEELLKNNCPHIVVGTPGRILALVRSKKLNLKHLKHFILDECDKMLELLDMRRDVQEIYRNTPHGKQVMMFSATLSKEIRPVCKKFMQDPMEVYVDDEAKLTLHGLQQHYVKLKENEKNKKLFELLDVLEFNQVVIFVKSVQRCVALAQLLTEQNFPAIGIHRNMSQEERLSRYQQFKDFQKRILVATNLFGRGMDIERVNIVFNYDMPEDSDTYLHRVARAGRFGTKGLAITFVSEESDAKILNEVQDRFDVNITELPDEIDLSSYIEGR from the exons ATGGCCGACGCTGACGATCTTCTCGATTACGAAGATGAAGAACAAACTGAACAAAATACTTCTGAGGCAGTAGCTGCTGCAGAACCAAAAAAAGGTGTTAAGGGTACTTACGTATCTATACATAGTTCAGGTTTCAGAGATTTCTTGTTGAAACCAGAAATTTTGCGTGCCATTGTTGACTGTGGTTTTGAACATCCCTCAGAAG TTCAACATGAATGTATTCCTCAAGCCGTTCTTGGCATGGATATTCTATGCCAGGCTAAATCTGGTATGGGTAAAACTGCCGTGTTTGTATTGGCTACTCTTCAGCAGCTTGAGCCAACAGAAAATGTAGTTTATGTACTAGTAATGTGCCATACTAGAGAGCTGGCCTTCCAAATCAGTAAAGAGTATGAAAGATTTAGTAAATATATGCCAACTATTAAGGTTGGCGTGTTCTTTGGGGGATTGCCAATTCAAAAGGACGAAGAATTGTTGAAGAACAACTGCCCTCACATTGTTGTTGGTACTCCTGGAAGAATTTTAGCTTTGGTTCGTTCTAAAAAGTTGAATTTGAAGCATTTAAAGCATTTCATTCTTGATGAGTGTGATAAAATGTTGGAGCTCTTAG ATATGAGGCGTGACGTTCAAGAAATTTACAGAAACACACCTCATGGCAAGCAAGTTATGATGTTCAGTGCAACTTTGAGCAAAGAAATCCGACCAGTGTGCAAAAAATTTATGCAAGat CCTATGGAAGTTTATGTTGATGATGAAGCCAAACTAACTTTGCACGGTTTGCAACAGCATTAtgtaaaattgaaagaaaatgaaaagaataaGAAGCTCTTTGAACTTCTTGACGTATTGGAATTCAACCAG GTTGTTATTTTCGTTAAATCTGTTCAAAGATGTGTTGCTCTTGCCCAGTTATTGACTGAACAAAACTTCCCCGCAATTGGCATTCACAGAAACATGTCGCAAGAGGAGAGACTTTCACGTTATCAACAGTTTAAAGATTTTCAGAAA CGTATATTAGTCGCCACCAATCTGTTTGGAAGGGGTATGGATATTGAAAGAGTAAACATTGTTTTCAACTATGATATGCCTGAAGATTCGGATACCTACCTTCACAGAGTAGCTAGAGCAGGCCGTTTTGGTACCAAAGGATTAGCTATTACTTTTGTCTCGGAAGAGAGCGATGCCAAAATCTTAAATGAAGTGCAGGACCGTTTCGATGTGAACATTACAGAACTACCTGATGAGATTGATCTCAGTTCTTACA TTGAAGGAAGATGA
- the LOC123310934 gene encoding immunoglobulin domain-containing protein oig-4-like, which produces MKTCLLCLLLVVFSADLALGRRGRARSRTKSKFQIGLPITGKYRDPESDQYYNNNNGAKITLASHFDYEYVLGHKIAFICVARGNPRPIITWYKDGSEIFTHMYLNIHEWTIGTDRIKSKLEIDPATQMDAGVYECTADNMYSLDRRSFKTDFSIAFD; this is translated from the exons ATGAAAACCTGCCTGCTCTGCCTGCTTCTTGTCGTATTCTCGGCAGATTTGGCATTAGGGAGGAGAGGGAGGGCCAGGAGCAGGACCAAATCAAAG TTCCAAATAGGTCTGCCCATCACCGGAAAGTACAGGGACCCGGAATCCGACCAGTATTATAACAACAACAAC GGTGCAAAAATAACCCTTGCTTCACACTTCGACTATGAATACGTACTAGGACACAAGATAGCCTTTATTTGTGTGGCAAGGGGTAACCCAAGGCCTATCATCACATGGTACAAGGATGGCAGTGAAATATTCACCCATATGTATCTCAAT ATTCACGAATGGACGATCGGGACTGACAGAATAAAAAGTAAATTGGAGATAGATCCTGCCACTCAGATGGACGCAGGAGTATACGAATGCACGGCCGACAATATGTATTCGCTGGATAGAAGATCTTTCAAAACAGATTTCAGTATAGCATTCGAttaa
- the LOC123310933 gene encoding immunoglobulin domain-containing protein oig-4-like: MNLPDKRSTRSAGMVSKRVLFLVCALPYLTTCLGARVGGRGAKQSRRGRIFNSPIIVRHRHPASVTYYENKDGARIIKASHFELDYMLGRKITFFCMAQGLPRPEITWFKDGIELYAHKFFQVHEWSIGNDTLKSKMEIDPTTQKDAGYYECQANNKYSIDSRGFRTDYVMVAY, encoded by the exons ATGAACCTTCCTGACAAACGTAGTACACGATCGGCCGGTATGGTGAGCAAGAGGGTGTTGTTCTTGGTCTGCGCCCTTCCGTACCTGACCACATGCCTCGGGGCCAGGGTTGGAGGAAGGGGAG cgAAGCAGAGCAGGAGGGGGAGGATATTCAATTCGCCAATTATTGTTAGGCACAGGCATCCAGCATCTGTGACGTATTACGAAAACAAGGAC GGAGCAAGGATCATCAAGGCTAGCCACTTCGAGTTGGATTATATGTTAGGCAGAAAAATAACCTTTTTCTGCATGGCTCAAG GATTGCCAAGACCAGAAATAACTTGGTTCAAGGACGGCATAGAACTTTACGCCCACAAATTTTTCCAG GTTCACGAATGGTCAATCGGTAACGATACACTCAAAAGCAAAATGGAGATAGATCCTACCACACAAAAGGACGCTGGTTATTACGAATGTCAGGCAAACAACAAATACTCTATTGATTCTAGAGGTTTCCGCACAGATTATGTCATGGTTGCTTAttga
- the LOC123310931 gene encoding procollagen-lysine,2-oxoglutarate 5-dioxygenase isoform X2, whose protein sequence is MRVSASLLVLASIFSFIYADLEKDDILVYTVATEETDGFQRYKLSADEFGIKPVVLGFGKEWKGGDMSGPGGAWKINLLKTALREHKDQNKIALFTDAYDVIFLRKPEDIVRKFKETGAKVLFSAEVFLWPDLKLKDKYPVVEEGKRFLNSGMYIGYVDQLLELLDREEVKDTDDDQLFFTKAYLDEEFRKKIEMKLDHKSEIFMNLNGAENEVEIVETESKEHHKYKLKNLITHTEPMIVHGNGPSKSTALNYIGNYLPNGWNPNDGCVSCKVGQFDLSSKEEDLPYVLLALFIEYPTPFLEEQLLKAASLEYPKSRMHLFIHNAAKYHTDHVDTFLEAYGTQYKSVKKIIPDDATTEWAARDLAMDQCLAKECDFLFVVDSIAHLDNPHTLKLLIAQNRTVLAPIMVRHNKVWSNFWGELTKDGFYARSNDYMDIVQNDKRGLWVVPFINSVYLINAKLLKRFDRKTLKYSKDKLDADMAFCANLRDLGVFMFASNRLDFGHLVNPETFDTTRTEPDMYQIMDNQRDWESRYIHPDYPENLNPEKKPLQPCPDVYWFPVVTRRFCKSLINMMETFGKWSAGKNEDNRLEGGYEAVPTRDIHMNQVGWDRHWLFFLQQYVRPLQEHVFIGYTHDPPRSLMNFVVRYKPDEQPSLRPHHDSSTYTINLALNEADVDYEGGGCRFIRYNCSVTKTKPGWLLMHPGRLTHYHEGLLVTKGIRYIMISFVDP, encoded by the exons ATGAGGGTTTCAGCCTCTTTGCTAGTGTTagcatcaatattttcattcatctacGCCGATTTGGAAAAAG ATGACATCCTCGTCTACACAGTGGCAACTGAAGAAACAGATGGCTTTCAAAGATACAAACTTTCCGCTGACGAATTCGGCATAAAGCCCGTAGTTCTGGGATTCGGTAAAGAATGGAAGGGCGGAGATATGTCAGGGCCAGGGGGTGCCTGGAAAATAAACCTCCTGAAAACAGCCCTGCGAGAGCACAAAGATCAAAACAAGATCGCCCTGTTCACAGATGCGTACGATGTTATATTCTTGAGGAAACCCGAAGACATCGTGAGGAAATTCAAGGAAACAGGGGCAAAAGTACTTTTCTCAGCAGAGGTGTTCCTTTGGCCCGACCTCAAGTTGAAGGATAAATATCCGGTTGTCGAGGAAGGAAAGAGATTTTTGAATTCCGGAATGTACATCGGTTACGTCGATCAACTTCTGGAGCTTTTGGACCGGGAGGAAGTCAAAGATACGGACGACGATCAGCTGTTTTTCACCAAGGCTTATCTCGACGAGGAATTCAGGAAGAAGATCGAGATGAAGCTGGACCATAAGAGTGAAATCTTCATGAACTTAAATGGAGCTGAAA ATGAAGTCGAAATAGTCGAGACAGAATCGAAGGAGCATCACAAGTACAAGCTGAAGAATCTAATAACCCATACGGAACCCATGATTGTCCATGGAAACGGACCCTCCAAAAGCACTGCACTGAATTACATCGGAAATTACCTGCCAAACGGCTGGAATCCCAATGACGGCTGCGTCAGTTGCAAAGTTGGCCAGTTCGACCTATCCTCCAAGGAGGAGGACCTGCCTTATGTCCTGCTGGCCCTGTTCATCGAGTATCCTACTCCCTTCTTGGAGGAGCAGCTACTGAAAGCGGCCAGTTTGGAATACCCGAAATCGAGGATGCATCTATTCATACACAATGCG GCGAAATACCATACTGACCACGTCGACACGTTCCTAGAAGCATATGGTACACAGTATAAGAGCGTAAAGAAGATAATACCTGACGATGCAACCACAGAATGGGCTGCCAGAGATCTGGCAAT GGATCAATGTTTGGCTAAGGAATGCGATTTCCTCTTCGTGGTGGATTCCATCGCACATTTGGACAACCCGCACACCCTGAAGCTGTTGATCGCTCAGAACAGAACTGTTTTGGCCCCTATTATGGTCAGGCACAATAAGGTTTGGAGCAATTTCTGGGGGGAGCTGACCAAAGACGGGTTCTATGCCAGATCTAACGATTACATGGATATCGTCCAAAATGACAAGAG AGGACTATGGGTAGTACCTTTCATAAACAGTGTTTACCTTATAAATGCGAAATTGCTGAAAAGGTTCGACAGAAAAACACTGAAATATTCGAAAGACAAACTGGAcgccgacatggctttttgcgCCAACCTGAGGGATCTTGGAGTTTTCATGTTCGCCTCTAACAGGCTGGATTTTGGTCATTTGGTCAATCCCGAAACCTTCGATACTACCAGAACCGAGCCCGATATGTACCAAATCATGGACAACCAAAGAGACTGGGAGAGTAGATACATCCATCCTGACTACCCTGAGAACCTTAACCCAGAGAAGAAACCGTTACAA CCTTGTCCAGACGTCTACTGGTTCCCAGTGGTGACCAGAAGGTTCTGCAAGAGCTTGATCAACATGATGGAAACTTTCGGTAAATGGTCGGCGGGCAAGAATGAAGACAACCGTCTAGAAGGGGGCTACGAAGCTGTGCCCACAAGGGACATCCACATGAACCAAGTGGGCTGGGATCGCCATTGGCTCTTCTTCTTGCAACAATATGTACGACCGTTACAAGAACACGTCTTCATAGGTTACACCCACGATCCACCTAGGTCCTTGATGAACTTCGTGGTGAGGTACAAACCCGATGAGCAGCCTTCTTTGAGGCCACATCACGACAGTTCGACTTATACCATTAATTTAGCTTTGAATGAGGCTGATGTCGATTACGAAGGAGGTGGCTGTAGGTTTATAAGGTATAATTGCAGCGTGACCAAAACGAAACCTGGATGGCTTTTGATGCATCCTGGAAGACTGACGCATTACCATGAGGGTCTTCTTGTGACGAAGGGTATAAGATACATTATGATTTCTTTCGTTGACCCATAG
- the LOC123310931 gene encoding procollagen-lysine,2-oxoglutarate 5-dioxygenase isoform X1, translating to MTRFKHLTLMVCVIVVCRGQHCEKIAGGEKCEEDDSLEKITEDDLVLDDILVYTVATEETDGFQRYKLSADEFGIKPVVLGFGKEWKGGDMSGPGGAWKINLLKTALREHKDQNKIALFTDAYDVIFLRKPEDIVRKFKETGAKVLFSAEVFLWPDLKLKDKYPVVEEGKRFLNSGMYIGYVDQLLELLDREEVKDTDDDQLFFTKAYLDEEFRKKIEMKLDHKSEIFMNLNGAENEVEIVETESKEHHKYKLKNLITHTEPMIVHGNGPSKSTALNYIGNYLPNGWNPNDGCVSCKVGQFDLSSKEEDLPYVLLALFIEYPTPFLEEQLLKAASLEYPKSRMHLFIHNAAKYHTDHVDTFLEAYGTQYKSVKKIIPDDATTEWAARDLAMDQCLAKECDFLFVVDSIAHLDNPHTLKLLIAQNRTVLAPIMVRHNKVWSNFWGELTKDGFYARSNDYMDIVQNDKRGLWVVPFINSVYLINAKLLKRFDRKTLKYSKDKLDADMAFCANLRDLGVFMFASNRLDFGHLVNPETFDTTRTEPDMYQIMDNQRDWESRYIHPDYPENLNPEKKPLQPCPDVYWFPVVTRRFCKSLINMMETFGKWSAGKNEDNRLEGGYEAVPTRDIHMNQVGWDRHWLFFLQQYVRPLQEHVFIGYTHDPPRSLMNFVVRYKPDEQPSLRPHHDSSTYTINLALNEADVDYEGGGCRFIRYNCSVTKTKPGWLLMHPGRLTHYHEGLLVTKGIRYIMISFVDP from the exons ATGACTCGCTTCAAGCATCTCACCTTGATGGTTTGCGTTATCGTAG TGTGCAGAGGACAGCACTGCGAAAAAATTGCAGGTGGTGAAAAATGCGAAGAAGACGACTCTCTCGAAAAAATTACGGAAGACGATTTGGTCTTGG ATGACATCCTCGTCTACACAGTGGCAACTGAAGAAACAGATGGCTTTCAAAGATACAAACTTTCCGCTGACGAATTCGGCATAAAGCCCGTAGTTCTGGGATTCGGTAAAGAATGGAAGGGCGGAGATATGTCAGGGCCAGGGGGTGCCTGGAAAATAAACCTCCTGAAAACAGCCCTGCGAGAGCACAAAGATCAAAACAAGATCGCCCTGTTCACAGATGCGTACGATGTTATATTCTTGAGGAAACCCGAAGACATCGTGAGGAAATTCAAGGAAACAGGGGCAAAAGTACTTTTCTCAGCAGAGGTGTTCCTTTGGCCCGACCTCAAGTTGAAGGATAAATATCCGGTTGTCGAGGAAGGAAAGAGATTTTTGAATTCCGGAATGTACATCGGTTACGTCGATCAACTTCTGGAGCTTTTGGACCGGGAGGAAGTCAAAGATACGGACGACGATCAGCTGTTTTTCACCAAGGCTTATCTCGACGAGGAATTCAGGAAGAAGATCGAGATGAAGCTGGACCATAAGAGTGAAATCTTCATGAACTTAAATGGAGCTGAAA ATGAAGTCGAAATAGTCGAGACAGAATCGAAGGAGCATCACAAGTACAAGCTGAAGAATCTAATAACCCATACGGAACCCATGATTGTCCATGGAAACGGACCCTCCAAAAGCACTGCACTGAATTACATCGGAAATTACCTGCCAAACGGCTGGAATCCCAATGACGGCTGCGTCAGTTGCAAAGTTGGCCAGTTCGACCTATCCTCCAAGGAGGAGGACCTGCCTTATGTCCTGCTGGCCCTGTTCATCGAGTATCCTACTCCCTTCTTGGAGGAGCAGCTACTGAAAGCGGCCAGTTTGGAATACCCGAAATCGAGGATGCATCTATTCATACACAATGCG GCGAAATACCATACTGACCACGTCGACACGTTCCTAGAAGCATATGGTACACAGTATAAGAGCGTAAAGAAGATAATACCTGACGATGCAACCACAGAATGGGCTGCCAGAGATCTGGCAAT GGATCAATGTTTGGCTAAGGAATGCGATTTCCTCTTCGTGGTGGATTCCATCGCACATTTGGACAACCCGCACACCCTGAAGCTGTTGATCGCTCAGAACAGAACTGTTTTGGCCCCTATTATGGTCAGGCACAATAAGGTTTGGAGCAATTTCTGGGGGGAGCTGACCAAAGACGGGTTCTATGCCAGATCTAACGATTACATGGATATCGTCCAAAATGACAAGAG AGGACTATGGGTAGTACCTTTCATAAACAGTGTTTACCTTATAAATGCGAAATTGCTGAAAAGGTTCGACAGAAAAACACTGAAATATTCGAAAGACAAACTGGAcgccgacatggctttttgcgCCAACCTGAGGGATCTTGGAGTTTTCATGTTCGCCTCTAACAGGCTGGATTTTGGTCATTTGGTCAATCCCGAAACCTTCGATACTACCAGAACCGAGCCCGATATGTACCAAATCATGGACAACCAAAGAGACTGGGAGAGTAGATACATCCATCCTGACTACCCTGAGAACCTTAACCCAGAGAAGAAACCGTTACAA CCTTGTCCAGACGTCTACTGGTTCCCAGTGGTGACCAGAAGGTTCTGCAAGAGCTTGATCAACATGATGGAAACTTTCGGTAAATGGTCGGCGGGCAAGAATGAAGACAACCGTCTAGAAGGGGGCTACGAAGCTGTGCCCACAAGGGACATCCACATGAACCAAGTGGGCTGGGATCGCCATTGGCTCTTCTTCTTGCAACAATATGTACGACCGTTACAAGAACACGTCTTCATAGGTTACACCCACGATCCACCTAGGTCCTTGATGAACTTCGTGGTGAGGTACAAACCCGATGAGCAGCCTTCTTTGAGGCCACATCACGACAGTTCGACTTATACCATTAATTTAGCTTTGAATGAGGCTGATGTCGATTACGAAGGAGGTGGCTGTAGGTTTATAAGGTATAATTGCAGCGTGACCAAAACGAAACCTGGATGGCTTTTGATGCATCCTGGAAGACTGACGCATTACCATGAGGGTCTTCTTGTGACGAAGGGTATAAGATACATTATGATTTCTTTCGTTGACCCATAG